The following are encoded together in the Desulfococcus multivorans genome:
- a CDS encoding ribonucleoside triphosphate reductase, translating into MFEKIKKRDGRIVEFDSSKITAAILKAGKATGEFGEREARKLTLRVLTLTHEMRFGPVPEVEEVQDVVERVLLDSPYSITAKAYILYREQHSQIRNIATKARVDLVDHYLERLDWRIKENSNMCYSLQGLNNYISSDITAEYWLNRIYPPAIRDLHKRGDFHIHDLSLLSVYCVGWDLKDLLKQGFRGVAGKVESAPPRHLRSALGQIVNFFYTLQGEAAGAQAISNFDTLLAPFIRYDELDYGEVKQAIQEFVFNINIPTRVGFQTPFTNITMDLSVPGILKDHPVIVGGVEGAETYGDFQAEMDVLNRAFAEVMMAGDARGRVFTFPIPTYNITPDFDWDNPNLDLIWEMTGKYGIPYFSNFVNSDMSPEDARSMCCRLRLDNRELLKRGGGLFGANPLTGSIGVVTLNLPRIGYTARTEAEFYRRLSELIHAAKESLVIKRKVLETFTDKNLYPYSSFYLREIKNASGTYWKNHFSTIGIIGMNEACINFLGEDIGTASGQAFALRVMDFIRETISRIQEETGDLFNLEATPAEGTSYRLAMLDRKRYPDIICAGGGPDADTGEVYYTNSTQLPVNYTDDVFETLMLQDELQSRYTGGTVLHIFLGERVGQIRTVKNVIRKIAANYRLPYFTLTPTFSICPVHGYLSGEQAACPTCARETEIYSRVVGYLRPVKQWNDGKRVEFSRRKTFKVAG; encoded by the coding sequence GTGTTCGAAAAGATCAAAAAGCGCGACGGCAGAATTGTGGAGTTTGATTCATCCAAGATCACCGCGGCCATTCTCAAGGCGGGAAAGGCCACCGGCGAGTTTGGCGAGCGGGAGGCCCGGAAACTCACCCTGCGGGTTCTGACCCTGACCCACGAGATGCGTTTCGGGCCGGTGCCCGAGGTGGAGGAGGTCCAGGACGTGGTGGAGCGGGTTCTCCTCGATTCCCCTTATTCCATTACCGCCAAGGCCTACATCCTCTACCGGGAGCAGCACAGCCAGATCCGGAACATCGCCACCAAGGCCCGGGTGGATCTGGTGGATCACTATCTGGAGCGGCTCGACTGGCGCATCAAGGAGAACAGCAACATGTGCTACTCCCTCCAGGGCCTCAACAACTACATCTCCTCGGACATCACGGCCGAGTACTGGCTCAATCGGATCTATCCCCCCGCCATCCGGGACCTGCACAAACGGGGCGATTTTCACATCCACGACCTGAGCCTCCTGTCGGTCTACTGCGTGGGGTGGGACCTCAAGGACCTGCTCAAACAGGGTTTCCGGGGCGTTGCCGGGAAGGTGGAGAGCGCGCCGCCCCGCCATCTCCGTTCCGCGCTGGGCCAGATCGTCAATTTCTTCTACACTCTGCAGGGAGAGGCGGCCGGCGCCCAGGCCATCTCCAATTTCGACACCCTGCTGGCGCCCTTCATCCGGTATGACGAGCTCGACTACGGCGAGGTGAAACAGGCGATCCAGGAGTTCGTCTTCAACATCAACATTCCCACGCGGGTCGGTTTCCAGACGCCCTTCACGAACATCACCATGGACCTCTCGGTGCCCGGCATCCTGAAGGACCATCCGGTCATCGTCGGCGGCGTCGAGGGGGCCGAGACCTACGGCGACTTCCAGGCGGAGATGGACGTCCTCAACCGCGCCTTCGCCGAGGTCATGATGGCGGGGGACGCCCGGGGCCGGGTCTTCACCTTTCCGATCCCCACCTACAATATCACCCCGGATTTCGACTGGGACAACCCCAATCTCGACCTCATCTGGGAGATGACCGGGAAGTACGGCATTCCCTATTTTTCCAATTTCGTCAATTCGGACATGTCCCCGGAGGACGCCCGCTCCATGTGCTGCCGGCTGCGCCTCGACAACCGGGAACTCCTCAAGCGGGGCGGGGGGCTCTTCGGCGCCAACCCCCTCACCGGCTCCATCGGGGTCGTGACCCTCAATCTTCCCCGCATCGGCTATACCGCCCGGACCGAGGCTGAATTCTACCGACGCCTTTCCGAGCTGATCCATGCGGCCAAGGAGAGCCTGGTGATCAAGCGGAAGGTGCTCGAAACCTTCACGGACAAGAATCTCTATCCCTATTCGAGCTTCTACCTCCGGGAGATCAAAAACGCTTCCGGGACTTACTGGAAGAACCATTTCTCCACCATCGGCATCATCGGTATGAACGAGGCGTGCATCAACTTCCTGGGGGAGGACATCGGCACCGCCTCGGGGCAGGCCTTTGCCCTCAGGGTCATGGATTTCATCCGGGAGACCATCTCCCGGATCCAGGAGGAGACGGGGGATCTCTTCAACCTCGAGGCCACGCCGGCCGAGGGGACCTCATACCGCCTGGCCATGCTTGACCGGAAACGGTATCCGGACATCATCTGCGCCGGCGGGGGACCTGACGCCGACACCGGGGAGGTCTACTACACCAACTCCACCCAGCTCCCGGTCAACTACACCGACGACGTCTTCGAGACCCTGATGCTCCAGGACGAACTCCAGTCCCGGTACACCGGCGGCACCGTTCTTCACATCTTCCTGGGGGAGCGGGTCGGCCAGATCCGGACCGTCAAGAACGTGATCCGCAAGATCGCCGCCAATTACCGGCTTCCCTATTTCACCCTGACGCCGACCTTCAGCATCTGCCCGGTCCACGGCTATCTCTCGGGCGAGCAGGCGGCATGCCCCACCTGCGCCCGGGAGACGGAGATCTATTCGCGGGTGGTGGGGTACCTGCGGCCCGTCAAGCAGTGGAACGACGGCAAGCGTGTGGAGTTCTCCCGTCGAAAGACCTTCAAGGTCGCGGGATAG
- a CDS encoding thioredoxin family protein, giving the protein MKYLWIVMVMALLVGAPAVVGAGEAREEGVAAAGGKGTAAAGVRWYTFEEGFSRGQREGKKIFLNFYADWCQYCQVMEEKTFRDNAVAAYLNDHYIPIQVDSDRQPKIAEQYRVEGLPATFFIASDGTSIGSQPGYIPPEVMLPLLRFIHTDSYRKMDFETFRERP; this is encoded by the coding sequence TTGAAATATTTGTGGATTGTGATGGTCATGGCTTTGCTCGTGGGGGCACCTGCCGTTGTTGGGGCGGGGGAGGCTCGGGAAGAGGGTGTTGCCGCGGCCGGGGGCAAAGGCACGGCAGCGGCCGGGGTCCGATGGTATACCTTCGAGGAGGGCTTCAGCCGGGGGCAGCGTGAAGGCAAGAAGATCTTCCTGAATTTCTACGCGGACTGGTGCCAATATTGCCAGGTGATGGAAGAGAAGACCTTCCGGGACAACGCCGTGGCGGCATATCTCAACGACCATTACATTCCCATTCAGGTCGATTCGGACCGGCAGCCGAAGATCGCTGAGCAGTATCGGGTCGAGGGGCTTCCCGCCACCTTCTTTATCGCGTCTGACGGGACGAGCATCGGATCCCAGCCGGGCTATATTCCCCCGGAGGTCATGCTGCCCCTGCTCAGGTTCATCCACACGGACAGCTACCGAAAGATGGATTTCGAGACCTTCCGGGAACGCCCCTGA
- a CDS encoding phosphoribosyltransferase domain-containing protein produces the protein MTQDLILDDPTQRPQPLADGFPDAPPPSRPIYHLKRENNARRRNAMTFSCLGKIAGTGAATLGLWKAGLGKLFRSACRVRPVTQAPLVIGLAESGIIPSALFHQVVREACPAAAWICSTRRPSPGIAFSEHHSHAPDHSLPDPEIRPTELWFVEDEITTGRTLLGLSLNLCRRLDQRRVRYVAFTDARSPEARRRFDAILSADGIRSSLHVLFPEPPPGTDTVREEIRLSADPAIHDAPQQSVSSTVSDWLFPASRPALGRQVCPDIPLPTGLTGSLLAVGEAVDLGVRIVLANPGLQLRHVTLSPWEVDDVHIHNRLDIPGDYYLYNPHTLRPPLYILNDPVDAAVGLAARERLEAMGFSPRLLAL, from the coding sequence ATGACCCAGGACCTGATTCTCGACGACCCGACGCAACGGCCTCAGCCCCTTGCAGACGGCTTTCCGGACGCGCCGCCGCCGAGCCGGCCCATCTATCATCTGAAGCGGGAAAACAACGCCCGACGCCGAAACGCCATGACCTTTTCATGCCTCGGCAAGATCGCGGGGACCGGCGCCGCGACACTGGGGCTCTGGAAAGCCGGCCTCGGAAAGCTCTTCCGATCGGCCTGCCGCGTCCGTCCCGTGACCCAGGCGCCTCTGGTGATCGGACTTGCGGAATCGGGCATCATCCCCTCCGCCCTCTTCCATCAGGTCGTTCGGGAGGCCTGCCCGGCCGCGGCGTGGATCTGCTCCACCCGGCGCCCCTCCCCGGGAATCGCCTTTTCGGAGCACCACTCCCATGCCCCGGACCACAGTCTCCCGGATCCGGAAATCCGTCCCACGGAGCTCTGGTTCGTGGAGGACGAAATCACCACGGGCCGGACCCTTCTGGGCCTCTCCCTCAACCTCTGCCGCCGGCTGGATCAGCGGCGCGTCCGCTATGTCGCGTTCACCGATGCCCGGAGCCCCGAGGCCAGGCGCCGCTTCGACGCCATCCTGTCGGCCGACGGCATCCGCTCCAGCCTTCACGTCCTGTTCCCCGAGCCGCCCCCGGGCACGGACACGGTACGGGAAGAGATCCGGCTGAGTGCGGACCCGGCGATCCACGACGCACCCCAACAATCGGTGTCGTCCACGGTCTCGGATTGGCTGTTCCCGGCCTCCCGTCCGGCCCTTGGACGCCAGGTTTGCCCGGACATCCCCCTGCCGACGGGACTCACCGGCTCCCTTCTGGCCGTCGGGGAGGCCGTCGACCTGGGGGTGCGGATCGTTCTGGCCAACCCGGGGCTTCAGCTGCGCCACGTCACCCTCAGCCCCTGGGAGGTGGACGATGTCCACATCCACAACCGTCTCGACATTCCAGGGGACTACTACCTTTACAATCCTCACACCCTGCGGCCGCCCCTTTACATCCTGAACGATCCCGTGGACGCCGCCGTGGGCCTGGCCGCAAGGGAACGCCTGGAAGCAATGGGATTTTCCCCCCGTCTCCTCGCGCTCTGA
- a CDS encoding LEA type 2 family protein has translation MHRNSAALLMAALLLAGCQTAFQQLPYQQLLDRPVITFQGKEQRFISYFEAEPIFRFKVDNPNPKALTVKNMTFNLTILDQKFITGVSDQEILVQPNSSEMVELALPFNFMDVFATAEEFQRTDHARFDLTGQATVGPFFIPYDISGELTIPRVPTVDMEVFDAADPARIRMTLVITNPNPFPTPPGFLEYTTTLGGRILGEKRLTPIGALAARSARRMILPVNTPAARMSGPMNDLMTGSGACVLSGVIRYAVPGRGHRNFPFRTAMEVLPAP, from the coding sequence ATGCACCGGAATTCCGCCGCCCTTCTTATGGCCGCCCTGCTCCTCGCGGGATGTCAGACCGCTTTTCAGCAGCTCCCCTACCAGCAGCTTCTGGACAGACCCGTGATCACGTTCCAGGGCAAGGAACAGCGATTCATCTCCTACTTCGAGGCGGAGCCGATCTTCCGTTTCAAGGTCGACAACCCCAACCCCAAGGCGCTGACAGTCAAGAACATGACCTTCAACCTGACCATCCTCGACCAGAAATTCATCACCGGGGTTTCGGATCAGGAAATCCTCGTGCAGCCGAATTCATCGGAAATGGTGGAACTGGCCCTGCCGTTCAATTTCATGGACGTATTCGCCACCGCCGAAGAGTTTCAAAGGACCGACCATGCCCGCTTCGACCTGACCGGCCAGGCGACCGTCGGCCCCTTTTTCATCCCCTACGACATCTCCGGGGAGCTGACCATTCCCCGGGTGCCCACCGTCGACATGGAAGTCTTCGACGCAGCGGATCCCGCCCGCATCAGGATGACCCTGGTCATCACCAACCCCAACCCCTTTCCCACGCCGCCGGGATTCCTCGAATACACGACGACCCTGGGGGGCCGTATTCTCGGAGAAAAACGGCTCACGCCCATCGGCGCCCTCGCGGCCCGGAGCGCACGCCGAATGATCCTGCCCGTCAATACCCCGGCAGCCCGGATGAGCGGCCCCATGAACGATCTCATGACAGGATCCGGCGCCTGTGTCCTTTCGGGGGTCATCCGGTATGCCGTTCCGGGGCGGGGGCATCGCAACTTCCCCTTCAGGACCGCAATGGAGGTCTTGCCGGCACCCTGA
- a CDS encoding cysteine protease StiP domain-containing protein, translating into MPTESAEALSPPDLWGQPVFARIHGEIDPFEDLSCFRPLDRAYTGDNTFWTVPSPEPRLSDDFWRDVAGHLDDERIQAAAQTLAAAVTRWEPRGDRLVFAAILRAGVPVADWLCRLIPGARAAALSLFVGLGIDGVALGALRRRYPERKVVFVDGWTGRGGVARTIAALNQGPLAVLVDPWGWADFSGAGEDIFCPTACFTGVATLGFSRTFFVDETRLFGAFRFPARYRREALVAAWQACCPAPGRADAARPEPPSRFFRETPLRIHANEVCRALINAAPRKLLFRDGAPRVARRYPLLLRLAEHREVPVQCGVDSLGELRTRVACTLAAG; encoded by the coding sequence ATGCCGACCGAATCCGCCGAGGCCCTGTCGCCGCCCGATCTCTGGGGGCAGCCCGTCTTCGCTCGAATCCACGGGGAAATCGACCCCTTCGAGGACCTGTCCTGCTTCCGCCCCCTGGATCGGGCCTATACCGGGGACAACACCTTCTGGACCGTTCCCTCCCCTGAACCCCGGCTCTCCGACGACTTCTGGCGGGATGTGGCAGGGCATCTGGATGACGAACGGATTCAGGCGGCGGCTCAAACGCTGGCGGCTGCCGTGACCCGATGGGAGCCCAGAGGAGACCGCCTCGTGTTCGCGGCGATCCTGAGGGCGGGGGTCCCCGTCGCCGACTGGCTGTGCCGCCTGATTCCCGGGGCCCGGGCGGCGGCCCTTTCCCTCTTCGTGGGTTTGGGCATCGACGGCGTCGCCCTCGGCGCCCTTCGCCGGCGCTACCCGGAGCGCAAGGTCGTCTTCGTGGACGGATGGACCGGCCGGGGGGGCGTGGCCCGGACCATCGCGGCGCTGAACCAGGGGCCCCTGGCCGTCCTCGTGGACCCCTGGGGATGGGCCGATTTTTCCGGCGCCGGGGAGGACATCTTCTGCCCCACGGCCTGTTTCACGGGGGTGGCCACCCTGGGATTTTCCCGCACTTTCTTCGTGGACGAGACGCGCCTCTTCGGAGCCTTTCGCTTTCCCGCCCGGTACCGCCGGGAGGCGCTGGTGGCGGCGTGGCAGGCCTGCTGCCCGGCGCCCGGACGAGCGGATGCCGCCCGCCCCGAGCCCCCCAGCCGCTTCTTCCGGGAAACCCCCCTGAGAATCCATGCCAACGAGGTCTGCCGGGCCCTGATCAACGCCGCGCCCCGGAAGCTGCTGTTCCGGGATGGCGCCCCTCGGGTCGCGCGGCGCTATCCCCTCCTCCTCCGCCTGGCGGAACACCGAGAAGTGCCGGTTCAATGCGGGGTGGACAGCCTCGGAGAGCTTCGGACCCGGGTCGCCTGCACCCTGGCCGCCGGCTGA
- a CDS encoding protein-disulfide reductase DsbD family protein, whose protein sequence is MNNGLIPSMGRVLVCVLLLLAGSTSATAQSGGILGEASPAAPADPFTFIIAVAPERIAPGQGGVITVSAGIPPGHKLYADRTFIEPVPVSGIAFGPLDVPKSVERTEPDGNTARFHVEDATFRLPVSVDASAPVGSAIVVPLTIRYQGCAGDRCFFPREKRLTVTVDVVGSVAEQNVSPAPVADAADALEPPPSENPYWRAHRRFGLVGVLAAAFAWGLLASLTPCIYPMIPITMTVIGAAGAGSTRRGFGLSLIYVGGMSLVYAAFGVAAAWSGGLFGGFAGHPAVRIGVAVIFTGMALSLFDLFHIRMPAWAASRIGMKFGGGGVGVFLTGAAAGAVVGPCVGPLLVALLVYIATLGDRLQGFLIMWSFALGMGTLFVVIGTFSGAAAALPRSGPWMERLKRSFGVLMLAAALYYAAPLMPERILWLSMGALLIGVGVFIGGLDGLSAAAGGYDRLRKAAGILCLTLGIAYAARFALAGAGVGGATGSPAAAPAGIAWMTDEAAALAAAHREKRPVLIDFYADWCAACKDLDRKTFSDPRVVAAADRFVALRVDGSDPSDPEAKALHRKYGVVGLPTLVFIDRTGRIAKTETVTRFIGPEGLLERMGRF, encoded by the coding sequence GAGCGCATCGCTCCGGGACAGGGCGGCGTCATCACGGTTTCCGCCGGGATTCCCCCCGGCCACAAACTCTATGCGGACCGGACGTTCATCGAGCCGGTCCCGGTATCCGGCATCGCCTTCGGGCCCCTCGACGTTCCCAAGAGCGTCGAAAGGACCGAGCCGGACGGGAATACGGCCCGCTTCCATGTAGAGGACGCGACCTTCCGCCTGCCGGTGTCGGTGGATGCTTCGGCGCCGGTCGGGTCCGCCATTGTCGTCCCCCTGACGATCCGGTACCAGGGCTGCGCCGGAGACCGGTGCTTCTTTCCCCGGGAAAAACGGTTAACCGTCACTGTCGATGTGGTCGGGTCCGTTGCGGAACAGAACGTTTCTCCGGCGCCGGTTGCGGACGCAGCGGACGCATTGGAACCGCCGCCTTCTGAAAACCCCTATTGGCGCGCCCACCGCCGTTTCGGGCTGGTGGGGGTCCTGGCCGCGGCCTTTGCCTGGGGCCTCCTGGCCAGCCTGACCCCGTGCATCTATCCCATGATTCCCATCACCATGACCGTTATCGGCGCCGCCGGCGCGGGGAGCACCCGCAGGGGGTTCGGTCTCTCCCTGATATATGTGGGGGGCATGTCCCTGGTCTATGCCGCCTTCGGGGTCGCGGCCGCGTGGTCGGGAGGACTGTTCGGCGGGTTCGCGGGCCACCCGGCCGTCCGTATCGGGGTGGCGGTGATTTTCACGGGTATGGCCCTGAGCCTCTTCGATCTCTTCCACATCCGGATGCCTGCGTGGGCGGCCTCCCGGATCGGCATGAAGTTCGGCGGGGGCGGGGTGGGCGTATTTCTGACCGGCGCGGCGGCCGGCGCCGTGGTGGGCCCCTGCGTGGGGCCGCTTCTGGTGGCGCTTCTGGTCTATATCGCCACCCTGGGGGATCGACTCCAGGGTTTTTTGATCATGTGGAGCTTCGCCCTCGGCATGGGGACCCTTTTCGTCGTGATCGGCACATTCTCCGGCGCCGCGGCGGCGCTGCCCAGGTCCGGCCCATGGATGGAGCGGCTCAAACGGTCCTTCGGAGTGCTGATGCTGGCGGCGGCCCTCTATTATGCCGCGCCCCTCATGCCCGAGAGAATCCTCTGGCTCTCCATGGGCGCCCTTTTGATCGGCGTCGGCGTCTTCATCGGGGGTCTTGACGGCCTGTCGGCTGCAGCCGGCGGGTATGACCGGCTCCGAAAAGCCGCGGGCATCCTCTGCCTCACCCTGGGCATTGCCTACGCCGCCCGCTTCGCCCTGGCCGGGGCCGGGGTCGGGGGCGCGACAGGTTCACCCGCGGCAGCGCCCGCCGGCATCGCCTGGATGACCGATGAGGCCGCGGCCCTTGCGGCGGCCCATCGGGAAAAGCGACCGGTCCTGATCGACTTTTATGCAGACTGGTGCGCGGCCTGCAAGGACCTGGACCGAAAGACCTTCTCGGATCCCCGGGTCGTCGCCGCCGCCGACCGGTTCGTGGCCCTCAGGGTCGACGGCTCCGACCCGTCGGACCCCGAAGCGAAGGCCCTGCACCGGAAGTACGGCGTCGTGGGACTCCCCACCCTCGTCTTCATCGACAGGACGGGACGGATCGCGAAGACCGAAACCGTCACCCGGTTCATTGGGCCTGAGGGGTTGTTGGAGAGGATGGGGAGGTTCTAG
- a CDS encoding anaerobic ribonucleoside-triphosphate reductase activating protein: MRIGGLRKTSLIDYPGKVACVVFLSGCNFRCPYCHNPAMARGDAGAAVSSEAFFELLADRAGFLDGVVVSGGEPTLQADLPVLCARIKAMGYPVKLDTNGSRPEVLADLIRRGLVDYVAMDVKTDPRGYAPLIHPDPDPRDLLSSIRTIMDAGLPYEFRTTCVKPLVDPEILETICRLIHGADLYVLQQCREEEVLDPGFFQNGPNRRFSDEALSDLRKACALWVRCCEVR, from the coding sequence ATGCGCATCGGCGGACTGCGGAAGACCTCGTTGATCGACTACCCCGGGAAGGTGGCCTGCGTGGTCTTCCTTTCCGGGTGCAATTTCAGATGCCCCTACTGCCACAATCCGGCCATGGCCCGGGGGGATGCCGGGGCGGCTGTTTCGTCCGAGGCGTTTTTCGAGCTTCTCGCGGACCGGGCCGGTTTTCTGGACGGCGTGGTCGTCTCCGGCGGGGAGCCCACCCTCCAGGCCGATCTTCCGGTGCTGTGCGCCCGGATCAAGGCCATGGGATATCCGGTCAAGCTGGACACCAACGGCAGCCGGCCCGAAGTCCTGGCGGACCTCATCCGGCGGGGTCTGGTGGATTACGTGGCCATGGACGTCAAGACCGATCCCCGGGGGTACGCCCCTCTCATCCATCCGGATCCCGATCCCCGGGATCTTCTGTCGAGCATCCGGACCATCATGGATGCCGGCCTCCCTTACGAGTTCCGGACCACCTGCGTCAAGCCCCTGGTGGACCCGGAAATCCTCGAGACGATCTGCCGCCTGATCCACGGGGCGGACCTGTACGTTCTTCAGCAGTGCCGGGAGGAGGAGGTGCTCGATCCCGGGTTTTTCCAGAACGGGCCGAACCGTCGGTTTTCCGACGAGGCGCTTTCGGACCTGCGGAAGGCCTGCGCCCTTTGGGTGCGCTGCTGCGAAGTGCGGTGA